A part of Paenarthrobacter sp. A20 genomic DNA contains:
- a CDS encoding HAD family phosphatase, which translates to MTDLRTAWTGASALLFDLDGVLTPTAVVHEHAWQELFDGYLTGAGHPQGYQESDYFDHIDGKPRFDGVRDFLASRGITLPEGPVHDDPDNETVQGLGNRKNAIFNEIVNSRGVEPYEGSVKFINAAVELGLKVAVVSSSRNAPAVLKAAGLDHHFEVVVDGQVAAAVGLPGKPDPATYVYGASLLGVPVEECIVVEDAVSGVQAGAGANFFAVIGVDRGAGRQALLDAGATLVVDDLNDLL; encoded by the coding sequence ATGACTGATCTTCGTACTGCCTGGACGGGCGCCTCTGCGCTGCTGTTCGACCTCGACGGCGTGCTGACGCCCACTGCCGTGGTGCACGAGCATGCGTGGCAGGAGCTGTTCGATGGCTACCTGACTGGTGCGGGCCATCCGCAGGGTTACCAGGAGAGCGACTACTTCGATCACATCGACGGGAAGCCGCGCTTCGACGGAGTCCGGGATTTCCTGGCCTCCCGTGGCATTACCTTGCCCGAAGGTCCGGTCCACGACGACCCCGACAACGAGACGGTGCAGGGCCTGGGCAACCGGAAGAACGCGATTTTCAATGAGATCGTAAATTCCCGCGGCGTCGAGCCGTACGAGGGCTCGGTCAAATTCATCAACGCGGCGGTGGAGTTGGGGCTCAAGGTGGCTGTGGTGTCCTCCTCCCGCAACGCGCCCGCAGTACTGAAGGCCGCGGGCCTGGACCACCACTTCGAGGTTGTCGTCGACGGTCAGGTGGCCGCCGCCGTCGGACTTCCCGGTAAGCCGGACCCGGCCACGTATGTCTATGGAGCAAGCCTGCTGGGCGTGCCCGTGGAGGAATGCATCGTGGTGGAGGACGCAGTGTCCGGCGTGCAGGCCGGCGCCGGTGCCAACTTCTTCGCCGTGATCGGTGTGGACCGCGGAGCAGGCCGACAGGCCTTGCTCGACGCCGGCGCCACGCTGGTGGTCGACGACCTCAACGATCTTCTCTGA
- a CDS encoding VOC family protein, whose protein sequence is MNISLKYAHVTVNDVDESLAFYRDALGMEVRNDVGSDGQRWVTLGSDAQPDLELVLSPPHAGRSQADGDAIQELLTKGVMPMLVFNTDDLDGTFEKLRASGAEVLQEPIDQPWGPRDCAFRDPSGNMIRINQG, encoded by the coding sequence ATGAACATTTCATTGAAGTACGCACACGTCACAGTCAACGATGTCGATGAGTCGCTCGCCTTCTACCGGGACGCCCTGGGCATGGAAGTAAGGAACGACGTCGGCTCCGACGGCCAGCGCTGGGTCACCTTGGGCAGCGATGCCCAGCCTGACCTTGAACTGGTCCTGTCCCCTCCGCACGCCGGCCGCTCCCAGGCCGACGGCGACGCCATCCAGGAACTGCTGACCAAGGGCGTCATGCCGATGCTCGTGTTCAACACGGACGATCTGGACGGCACCTTTGAGAAGCTCCGCGCGTCCGGCGCCGAAGTACTCCAGGAACCGATCGACCAGCCGTGGGGTCCGCGCGACTGCGCCTTCCGCGATCCCTCGGGCAATATGATCCGCATCAACCAAGGCTGA
- a CDS encoding alpha/beta hydrolase, with translation MDSVVWSKPESQRKDTPLLVMMHGYGTSEQRMVDLFPHLPGEFACAALRGPKVIGDHYGWFLLDYFLTNDFADVIASTNSVFNWINSVKDNHSSVSLLGYSQGMAMASTLLRLRPHAFQATVGLSGFVLDNDLLALSESFDSPPPFFWGRDKADPVINEDAIAHTEEWLEANVALTARSYPGMGHRIEAPELVDVSAFLKYYVLNGA, from the coding sequence ATGGATTCAGTGGTGTGGTCGAAGCCCGAAAGCCAGCGCAAGGACACTCCTCTGCTGGTGATGATGCACGGTTATGGAACCAGCGAACAGCGCATGGTGGACCTCTTCCCGCACCTGCCCGGCGAGTTCGCGTGTGCCGCACTTCGGGGTCCCAAAGTGATCGGCGACCACTACGGATGGTTCCTGCTGGACTACTTCCTGACCAACGACTTCGCCGACGTCATCGCGTCCACCAACTCGGTGTTCAACTGGATCAACTCCGTCAAGGACAACCACAGCAGTGTCAGCCTGCTGGGCTACTCGCAGGGTATGGCCATGGCCAGCACCCTCCTGCGTTTGCGGCCGCACGCCTTCCAAGCCACCGTCGGCCTGTCCGGTTTCGTCCTGGACAACGACCTCCTCGCCCTGAGTGAGTCCTTCGATTCCCCGCCGCCGTTCTTCTGGGGCCGGGACAAGGCTGACCCCGTGATCAACGAGGACGCGATCGCCCACACCGAAGAGTGGTTGGAGGCCAACGTTGCCCTCACCGCGCGAAGCTATCCGGGCATGGGGCACAGGATCGAAGCGCCGGAGTTGGTGGATGTCAGTGCATTCCTGAAGTACTACGTCCTGAACGGTGCCTGA
- a CDS encoding CdaR family transcriptional regulator has translation MDQAAPLPDPQQAERSQSGMQQSVVRLSDCIQLMQADLVHANPTPENLGHPVSDVLMYDPLDNWSSVGDRIILAVGCTFGSPDFDQLLHRAANSNAAAVIVKAHGAKMEQLRSAAVGYSLSVLVAPDTADWTRLVALARASVMGAAADSVSGVRLGDLYAFANAAASITNGAASIVDPLGRILGYSTLPGQPIDELRRITTLTLQETTQPAFDQDFKIVYAAPGAVLVPAPDDGMARLALAVRAGGELLGSVWIIDPGEEKRATALNALDRMAPLAGLHMLHARSASDFGERRNADLIRTLMDDTPHASFAAAQLGLDTANGLAVAAFSIVRPETGSLESVRDIHRLLHLVTTVCNVQFGTSHSALIGSVVYALLPCNGTSPRALHGRIIQEIEAYSHTISSFPVIATVGGIAESIEGLARSRSEAMQTLHHLLNLQSRENKARGIKAPGIALFEDFQIPLDLLKIGAFIEDNGLGGSDGIARIQARDAEQQTDYLETLRAYLASNGNISAMATQLHVHNNTVRYRVARLAEDFNLDLADPQKRLWLWLRLTTMDLAAK, from the coding sequence ATGGACCAAGCAGCGCCGCTTCCCGATCCTCAACAGGCCGAGCGTTCCCAGTCAGGGATGCAGCAATCCGTGGTGCGGTTGTCCGACTGCATCCAACTCATGCAGGCGGACCTGGTGCACGCCAATCCCACACCGGAGAACCTGGGGCACCCCGTTTCTGACGTACTGATGTACGACCCCCTGGATAACTGGTCCAGTGTGGGCGACCGCATCATCCTGGCGGTCGGATGCACCTTCGGGTCCCCGGATTTCGATCAACTCCTCCACAGGGCGGCGAACAGCAACGCGGCTGCAGTGATCGTCAAGGCACATGGCGCAAAGATGGAGCAGCTGCGTTCTGCTGCGGTTGGTTACAGCCTGTCCGTGCTCGTCGCCCCTGATACCGCGGACTGGACGCGGTTGGTGGCACTGGCCAGGGCATCGGTGATGGGTGCGGCAGCGGATTCAGTCTCAGGGGTACGGCTCGGTGACCTCTACGCCTTCGCCAACGCCGCGGCCTCCATCACCAACGGCGCCGCCAGCATAGTAGATCCGCTCGGCCGCATCCTTGGCTATTCCACCTTGCCGGGCCAGCCCATCGATGAGCTCAGGCGCATCACCACGCTCACCCTGCAGGAGACCACCCAACCGGCTTTCGACCAGGACTTCAAGATCGTCTACGCAGCCCCGGGAGCGGTGCTGGTGCCGGCGCCCGACGACGGCATGGCCCGCCTTGCGCTGGCCGTCCGGGCCGGCGGTGAGCTGCTGGGTTCCGTCTGGATCATCGACCCTGGTGAGGAGAAACGCGCCACCGCGTTGAACGCACTGGACCGGATGGCGCCCTTGGCCGGGTTGCACATGCTCCACGCGCGCTCGGCCTCGGACTTTGGCGAGCGACGCAATGCCGACCTCATCCGGACCCTCATGGATGACACTCCGCACGCATCGTTTGCTGCTGCCCAACTGGGCCTGGACACAGCCAACGGCCTGGCCGTGGCAGCCTTTTCCATAGTCCGGCCGGAGACCGGAAGCCTTGAATCAGTGCGTGACATCCATCGCCTGCTGCACCTTGTAACCACTGTGTGCAATGTGCAGTTCGGCACCAGCCACAGCGCCTTGATCGGGTCTGTGGTCTACGCACTGCTCCCCTGCAACGGGACCTCACCGCGGGCACTGCACGGACGGATCATCCAGGAAATTGAGGCGTACTCGCATACCATCAGCTCCTTCCCGGTCATCGCCACCGTGGGAGGCATCGCCGAAAGCATCGAGGGCCTTGCCCGATCCAGGTCCGAGGCCATGCAAACCCTGCACCACCTGCTGAACCTCCAGTCACGGGAGAACAAGGCACGCGGGATAAAAGCGCCGGGCATTGCACTTTTTGAAGACTTTCAAATACCGCTGGACCTGCTGAAAATCGGCGCGTTCATTGAAGACAACGGGCTGGGCGGCTCGGACGGGATCGCCAGGATCCAGGCCCGCGACGCCGAGCAGCAAACAGATTACCTCGAAACCCTCCGGGCCTATCTGGCGTCCAACGGCAACATCTCCGCCATGGCCACCCAACTCCATGTACACAACAACACCGTCCGCTACCGCGTGGCCCGCCTGGCCGAGGACTTCAACCTGGACCTGGCGGACCCGCAGAAACGGCTGTGGTTGTGGCTGCGCCTGACCACCATGGACCTCGCGGCCAAGTAG
- a CDS encoding alpha-hydroxy acid oxidase, with product MKLKDIKALASVQGPARSVSERLSRKCYSVEDMRKLAAKRLPKSIFEYIEGGGEDEVSLRRNRSSFDDWSFLPKWGSVENLDLSSTLLGGPVSMPVTLSPTGGTRLFHPQGESAVARAALAEGIPYGLAHLSTTTMEDVSAAAPGLRRWFNLEPTSDKGLLQAVLDRVSNAGYEALLVNVDCRAIGHRERDYRNGFTAPPSIKPKTVVEGMLHPAWALGFLANDAIAFPNLDAEVPEGPLASSPDMWRTLLAGSYEPTDWDDIRDLRDRWNGPIVLKGVVNANDAALAAAMGIDAIQVSNHGGRQLDHMAAPLDVLADIVERTAGRMEIIVDGGIRRGSDVVKALALGADACSIGRPYLYGLAAASEAGVAHVLKMFRAEMTRTMMLLGVSTIKELRTEGRDLIRHRNEAFTRTQPNLIPGAPSGLEEMRTP from the coding sequence ATGAAACTCAAGGACATCAAGGCGCTCGCCTCGGTGCAGGGACCGGCCCGATCCGTCTCGGAGCGCCTGTCGCGTAAGTGCTACAGCGTGGAGGACATGCGGAAGCTGGCGGCCAAGCGCCTGCCCAAGAGCATCTTCGAATACATCGAAGGTGGCGGCGAGGACGAGGTGTCGCTGCGCCGCAACCGCTCATCGTTCGACGATTGGTCCTTCCTCCCCAAATGGGGCTCCGTGGAGAACCTGGACCTCAGCTCAACCCTCCTGGGCGGACCCGTTTCGATGCCGGTGACCCTCTCACCCACAGGCGGTACCCGGCTGTTCCACCCGCAGGGCGAGTCCGCCGTCGCCCGTGCAGCGCTCGCCGAAGGTATTCCGTACGGCCTGGCCCACCTGAGCACCACCACCATGGAAGACGTCAGCGCGGCGGCACCGGGACTTCGCCGATGGTTCAACCTGGAACCCACCTCGGACAAGGGCCTCCTGCAGGCCGTCCTGGACCGGGTATCCAACGCCGGCTACGAAGCTCTGCTGGTCAATGTCGATTGCCGGGCCATAGGACACCGCGAGCGCGATTACCGCAACGGATTTACCGCCCCGCCGTCCATCAAGCCGAAGACGGTTGTGGAGGGAATGTTGCACCCCGCGTGGGCGCTGGGATTCCTGGCCAATGACGCGATCGCCTTCCCCAACCTGGACGCCGAGGTGCCTGAGGGCCCACTGGCCAGCTCGCCGGACATGTGGCGCACGCTGCTTGCCGGTTCCTATGAGCCCACCGATTGGGACGATATCAGGGACCTGCGGGATCGCTGGAACGGTCCCATCGTGCTGAAGGGCGTTGTGAACGCGAACGACGCCGCGCTGGCAGCTGCCATGGGAATCGACGCCATCCAGGTCAGTAACCACGGCGGACGGCAGCTGGACCACATGGCTGCTCCACTGGATGTCCTCGCGGACATCGTTGAGAGGACCGCCGGCCGGATGGAAATCATTGTCGACGGCGGAATCCGCCGGGGTTCGGACGTGGTCAAGGCGTTGGCGCTGGGCGCGGATGCCTGCTCCATCGGCCGCCCCTACCTTTACGGGCTGGCTGCGGCCAGTGAAGCGGGCGTTGCCCACGTCCTAAAAATGTTCCGGGCCGAAATGACCCGCACCATGATGCTCCTCGGAGTATCCACCATCAAGGAACTGCGTACCGAAGGCCGGGACTTGATCCGGCACCGCAACGAAGCGTTCACCCGCACCCAACCCAACCTAATCCCTGGGGCCCCTTCGGGCCTCGAAGAAATGAGGACCCCCTGA
- a CDS encoding helix-turn-helix transcriptional regulator — protein MTPQELANLAHLRRARDFIDREYARPLDVPTMAAGALMSPAHFSRQFKAAYGESPYNYLMTRRIERAMALLRAGTSVTDACMEVGCTSLGSFSARFTEIVGINPSEYRSREHHAVKAMPNCIAKQQTRPERTRNSDSNKNLSRIEEAPTSQLQ, from the coding sequence ATGACTCCGCAGGAACTGGCCAACCTGGCCCATCTGCGGCGCGCACGCGACTTCATCGATCGCGAGTATGCGCGTCCATTGGATGTGCCCACCATGGCCGCCGGCGCGCTCATGTCTCCTGCGCATTTCTCCCGCCAGTTCAAAGCCGCATACGGCGAATCCCCCTACAACTACCTCATGACCAGGCGGATCGAGCGGGCCATGGCCCTGCTTCGTGCGGGCACCAGCGTCACCGATGCCTGCATGGAAGTGGGCTGTACGTCGTTGGGTTCCTTCAGCGCACGCTTCACCGAAATCGTGGGCATCAACCCCAGCGAATACCGCTCCCGTGAACATCACGCGGTGAAAGCCATGCCCAATTGCATCGCCAAGCAACAAACCCGCCCTGAAAGAACCAGGAACAGTGACAGCAACAAAAACCTGAGCAGGATTGAAGAAGCGCCCACGTCACAGCTGCAATAG
- a CDS encoding GAF and ANTAR domain-containing protein, translating into MDEMNVELALPDAASAPDDSSVPERLQDLVIDSEDVGGFLGELAVFSAAAVSQAVGMNVHCGITLSRRRRTATVAGSTHEARLIDEVQQAYGDGPCLEAMRSHATVHVPHTSTEERWPEYCTVIAERGHLSALCVPLELDEGATAALNFFAPQIDAFDAATIQNCELYASQAERSLRLAVRIGVKQQHADDLQEAMQSRTVIDLACGIIMGQNRCTQEEAFQILKKASSTRNQKLRVVAESLVKTVAQQAPVAHFEA; encoded by the coding sequence ATGGACGAAATGAACGTTGAATTGGCGCTGCCTGATGCCGCCTCAGCGCCCGACGATTCTTCGGTGCCTGAACGGCTGCAGGACCTTGTGATCGACAGCGAAGACGTGGGTGGATTCCTGGGAGAACTCGCTGTGTTCTCGGCTGCGGCCGTGTCCCAGGCCGTTGGCATGAATGTTCATTGTGGCATCACCCTTAGCCGGCGCCGCCGTACGGCAACGGTGGCCGGCAGCACCCACGAAGCCAGGCTGATCGATGAAGTTCAGCAGGCCTACGGTGATGGGCCGTGCCTGGAGGCGATGCGCAGCCACGCAACCGTGCATGTTCCCCATACTTCCACCGAGGAGCGGTGGCCGGAGTACTGCACGGTGATTGCGGAGCGTGGTCATCTTTCCGCCCTCTGCGTCCCGCTGGAGCTGGATGAAGGAGCCACTGCGGCCTTGAACTTCTTTGCTCCGCAGATCGACGCCTTCGATGCAGCCACCATCCAAAATTGCGAGCTGTACGCCAGCCAAGCCGAGCGCTCCCTGCGGTTGGCTGTGCGGATAGGCGTGAAGCAGCAACATGCTGATGACCTCCAGGAGGCCATGCAGTCAAGGACTGTCATCGACCTTGCATGCGGCATCATCATGGGGCAGAACCGCTGTACCCAGGAAGAAGCATTCCAGATCCTCAAGAAGGCCTCGAGTACCCGGAACCAGAAGCTGCGGGTCGTCGCCGAGTCGTTGGTCAAGACCGTGGCGCAGCAGGCTCCCGTTGCCCACTTTGAGGCCTGA
- a CDS encoding glycoside hydrolase family 65 protein encodes MALISSDRLRFPCEPWKLVENIHVAGDEGTLETLFALGNGHLGIRGSHSTAGDSELPGTFVNGFHEIWDIKHAENAYGFARTGQRIVYVPDANNFTVSIDGEALSLAESTVVDYHRSVDFSTGVYEESITWACRSGATVTTVERRAVGFDSRGCLGLELSLTADRDVSADITSGVVNRQDQPVEDHSVHDPRRSGRHAGRVLLPLHLQGADGSLRLAWETSESRQRVAMAVDHWISAEGQPFETLVAEDESSVRYVLAIHDGDTFRVEKSVSYVVAGSSDAEDRGESLAADAEANLVSFAEVLAQSKAHYEQYWTTADISIGGQPEMQQAVRWGLFQLAQATARAGVAGIPAKGVSGSGYEGHYFWDQEVYLLPYLTYTNPCGARKVLESRHAMLPDARVRAKELSVDGALFPWRTINGLEASAYYAAGTAQFHIAAAIAFAANRYQWASGDDTFSGELGADLLIETARMWASLGFFGKDGMFHIHGVTGPDEYTAVVNDNLYTNVMARFNLRAAAALEDEGIADTERMVWRQAAERMSLPYDPHLEVFSQDNDFMTLEPWDWNTPKSKYPLLLNFHPLVIYRHQVLKQADTVLAMFLQWQDFTAEEKQRAFDFYDPITTGDSTLSACVQGIMAAEVGYGDVALKHFTDALFIDLDNSHGNTIDGVHIASTGGIWSSLVCGFAGMRDQGEVLRFDPRLPVEWEGLSFRLKVQGRLLAVDLSQGSIALTLAGGPDYSDEPLRLNVRDHHVTVGADTVTVPLETVPVPPPSIFPSVFPTAGLPIIR; translated from the coding sequence ATGGCACTCATCAGCTCCGATCGGCTGCGCTTCCCCTGCGAGCCCTGGAAGCTCGTGGAAAACATCCACGTCGCCGGTGACGAGGGAACGCTGGAAACGCTGTTCGCGCTCGGCAACGGCCACCTTGGTATCCGTGGCTCGCATTCAACGGCCGGGGACAGCGAACTTCCCGGTACGTTCGTCAACGGTTTCCATGAGATCTGGGACATCAAGCACGCCGAGAATGCTTACGGCTTCGCCCGGACGGGCCAGCGGATCGTCTACGTGCCGGACGCCAACAATTTCACGGTGTCCATTGACGGTGAGGCCCTGAGCCTGGCGGAGTCCACGGTGGTGGACTACCACCGCAGCGTGGACTTCTCCACAGGCGTCTACGAGGAAAGCATTACCTGGGCCTGCCGTTCAGGTGCCACGGTCACCACGGTGGAGCGCCGTGCGGTCGGGTTCGATTCGCGCGGATGCCTTGGCTTGGAACTGTCGCTGACAGCTGACCGGGACGTGTCCGCGGACATCACTTCCGGCGTCGTCAACCGCCAGGACCAGCCTGTGGAGGACCACTCCGTCCATGATCCGCGCCGCTCCGGCCGGCACGCCGGCCGCGTCCTGTTGCCCTTGCACCTGCAGGGAGCCGACGGTTCCCTCCGCCTGGCGTGGGAGACCTCCGAATCGCGACAGCGTGTTGCCATGGCCGTGGATCACTGGATCTCTGCCGAAGGCCAGCCGTTCGAGACGTTGGTGGCTGAGGACGAATCGTCCGTGCGCTATGTCCTGGCAATCCACGACGGCGACACTTTCCGCGTCGAGAAGTCGGTCAGTTACGTCGTGGCCGGCTCCAGCGACGCCGAGGACCGCGGCGAGAGCCTGGCCGCCGATGCGGAAGCCAACCTCGTTTCCTTCGCCGAGGTCCTGGCGCAAAGCAAAGCGCACTACGAGCAGTACTGGACCACGGCCGACATCTCCATCGGCGGCCAACCCGAGATGCAGCAGGCCGTTCGCTGGGGACTCTTCCAGCTGGCGCAGGCCACTGCACGTGCCGGGGTGGCCGGTATTCCGGCAAAGGGCGTCAGCGGGTCCGGCTATGAGGGCCACTACTTCTGGGACCAGGAGGTCTACCTCCTGCCGTACCTGACGTACACCAACCCCTGCGGTGCCCGGAAGGTGCTCGAATCCCGCCATGCCATGCTGCCGGATGCCCGGGTGCGGGCCAAGGAGCTCAGCGTTGATGGCGCACTGTTCCCGTGGCGCACCATCAACGGGCTTGAGGCCAGTGCCTACTACGCTGCCGGGACTGCCCAGTTCCACATCGCCGCGGCCATCGCTTTCGCGGCCAACCGGTACCAGTGGGCCAGCGGCGACGACACCTTCAGCGGCGAACTGGGGGCCGACCTGCTGATTGAAACAGCACGCATGTGGGCCTCCCTGGGGTTCTTCGGCAAGGACGGCATGTTCCACATCCACGGCGTCACCGGCCCGGATGAATACACGGCCGTGGTCAACGACAACCTGTACACAAACGTCATGGCGCGTTTCAACCTGCGTGCCGCTGCCGCCCTGGAGGATGAGGGAATCGCCGACACCGAGCGGATGGTGTGGCGCCAGGCCGCCGAGCGCATGTCACTGCCTTACGACCCCCACCTTGAAGTGTTCAGCCAGGACAACGACTTCATGACCCTGGAGCCATGGGACTGGAACACTCCCAAGTCCAAGTACCCGTTGCTGCTGAACTTCCACCCGTTGGTGATCTACCGGCACCAGGTCCTCAAGCAGGCCGATACCGTGTTGGCGATGTTCCTCCAGTGGCAGGACTTCACGGCGGAGGAAAAGCAGCGCGCCTTTGACTTCTACGATCCCATCACCACCGGCGACTCCACCCTGTCTGCGTGCGTCCAAGGCATCATGGCGGCCGAGGTCGGGTATGGCGACGTTGCCTTGAAGCACTTCACCGACGCCCTGTTCATCGACCTCGACAATTCCCACGGCAACACGATCGACGGCGTCCACATCGCCTCCACCGGCGGAATCTGGAGCTCCTTGGTGTGCGGTTTCGCGGGCATGCGGGACCAGGGCGAGGTGCTGCGCTTCGATCCGCGTCTGCCCGTGGAGTGGGAGGGTTTGTCCTTCCGGCTCAAGGTCCAGGGGCGCTTGCTGGCCGTGGATCTTTCGCAAGGTTCCATCGCGCTCACACTCGCAGGCGGACCGGACTACAGCGACGAGCCGCTGCGCCTGAACGTGCGGGACCACCACGTTACAGTCGGCGCGGACACCGTGACGGTGCCGCTGGAAACCGTACCGGTCCCGCCGCCGTCGATCTTCCCCAGCGTCTTCCCGACGGCGGGCCTCCCGATCATCCGTTAA
- a CDS encoding glutamate--cysteine ligase yields the protein MAVRTFGVEEELLISDPSDGLPLALAADVLDVAAPRSGEAGRGEYGADEATLKSEFKQEQVEVNSRPCRTAAELRAEIRAGRAMSDEAASAVGARVAALATPPVFHATPTLGNQRYSTMGNEFGLIAREQLTCGFHVHVSIESPEEGVAVLDRMRHWLPVLLALSANSPFWMGADTGFASYRTQIWNRWPTAGPMDVFGSADGYRAVLSELLETGVPLDEGMIYFDARLSRGHPTVEVRIADVCLYAEDALTIAVIARALVETAAAEWRSGGPPSSTMTPVIRMANWKASRFGVSNQLLHPLEQQPYPAADVVGALLRHVRQALSEAGDLGLARAGVANILRRGTGERLQRQAYGQRRRLSDVVSAAIASTHQDGELSDAGLLSL from the coding sequence GTGGCTGTGCGCACGTTTGGTGTTGAAGAGGAACTGCTGATCTCGGATCCCTCGGACGGCTTGCCGTTGGCGCTGGCGGCCGACGTCCTGGACGTGGCAGCTCCTCGGAGTGGGGAGGCCGGGCGCGGGGAGTATGGCGCTGATGAAGCGACGCTCAAATCGGAGTTCAAGCAGGAGCAAGTGGAGGTCAATTCACGCCCCTGTAGAACTGCGGCCGAGCTCCGTGCTGAAATCCGTGCCGGACGGGCGATGTCGGACGAGGCCGCGAGTGCCGTGGGTGCGCGGGTTGCCGCGCTGGCCACACCCCCGGTTTTTCATGCCACGCCTACCTTGGGTAATCAGCGGTACAGCACCATGGGCAACGAGTTTGGGTTGATAGCGCGCGAGCAGCTCACCTGCGGCTTCCACGTGCACGTCTCCATCGAGTCGCCCGAGGAAGGTGTCGCAGTCCTGGACCGGATGCGCCATTGGCTGCCCGTACTCCTGGCGTTGAGTGCGAACTCGCCGTTCTGGATGGGGGCCGATACCGGCTTTGCAAGCTACCGTACCCAGATTTGGAACAGGTGGCCCACGGCCGGACCCATGGACGTTTTCGGTTCCGCCGATGGCTACCGGGCAGTGCTTTCCGAGCTTCTGGAGACGGGAGTTCCGCTGGATGAAGGCATGATCTATTTCGATGCCCGGCTGTCCAGGGGGCACCCCACGGTTGAAGTGAGGATCGCCGACGTCTGCCTCTACGCCGAAGATGCACTGACCATTGCGGTCATCGCGCGTGCCCTGGTGGAAACAGCGGCCGCCGAATGGCGGAGCGGCGGGCCGCCGTCGAGCACCATGACCCCCGTGATTCGTATGGCGAACTGGAAAGCCAGCCGGTTTGGTGTCAGCAACCAGCTGCTCCACCCGCTGGAGCAGCAGCCCTATCCCGCCGCGGACGTGGTGGGCGCCCTGCTCCGACACGTCCGCCAAGCCTTGAGCGAGGCCGGGGACTTGGGGCTCGCGCGGGCTGGAGTCGCGAACATTTTGCGCCGCGGAACCGGCGAGCGGCTGCAACGCCAGGCGTACGGTCAACGGCGCCGATTGTCCGACGTCGTGTCCGCCGCCATTGCGTCGACGCACCAGGACGGTGAACTGTCCGACGCCGGCCTGCTGAGTCTCTAG
- a CDS encoding LacI family DNA-binding transcriptional regulator: protein MTIQDVAVLSGLSICTVSRALRKLPNVSEKAQRQVAEAASKLGYKASAAASRLAGGTTGSVAIVAPTATAWFFAQAVEAAEEVFGDSGYDTVLISLRNKPSVRKQVFGELENLAQRVDGLLLLNIDLAAAEVEALQASGLAVASVGMGNVPWDNVGIDDEHAAWQATQHLLGLGHWDLAVLSSNEHPVVTETPRFRGFRRALDEHHLTVHPDFVVGSGPSIDDGRRAMTELVARGARPTAVFAHCDEAAFGVLTALREHGLSVPKNVSVIGMDDHPMSGFLGLSTVAQPVADQGAFAANLLCERLLNIETPHQPTNHLLDTKLIERKTTRHKR, encoded by the coding sequence GTGACGATCCAGGACGTAGCCGTCCTCTCCGGATTGTCCATTTGCACGGTGTCGCGGGCACTCAGGAAGCTCCCCAATGTTTCTGAAAAGGCACAACGACAGGTGGCGGAGGCCGCCAGCAAACTTGGCTACAAAGCCTCGGCTGCCGCGTCACGGCTGGCAGGCGGCACCACGGGATCGGTGGCCATCGTTGCACCGACGGCCACGGCCTGGTTCTTCGCCCAAGCAGTGGAAGCAGCAGAAGAAGTCTTCGGCGACAGCGGCTATGACACAGTCCTGATCAGCCTGCGCAACAAACCCAGCGTGAGGAAGCAGGTCTTTGGGGAGTTGGAGAACCTCGCCCAGCGGGTGGACGGGCTTCTCCTGCTCAATATTGACCTCGCGGCCGCGGAGGTGGAAGCGTTGCAAGCGTCCGGGCTGGCAGTGGCCAGCGTGGGTATGGGAAATGTTCCGTGGGACAATGTAGGTATCGATGACGAACACGCGGCCTGGCAGGCCACCCAACACCTGCTGGGGCTGGGCCATTGGGACTTGGCCGTTCTCTCGAGCAATGAGCACCCCGTTGTGACTGAGACCCCACGGTTCCGTGGTTTCAGGCGTGCGCTGGATGAACACCACCTCACCGTCCACCCGGACTTTGTGGTGGGTTCCGGGCCAAGCATCGACGACGGCCGGCGGGCAATGACAGAACTCGTCGCCCGCGGTGCAAGGCCCACGGCAGTGTTTGCCCACTGTGATGAGGCCGCGTTCGGTGTGTTGACTGCGCTGCGAGAACACGGCCTGTCCGTGCCCAAAAACGTGTCCGTGATCGGTATGGACGACCACCCCATGAGCGGGTTCCTTGGCCTGAGCACTGTGGCGCAGCCCGTCGCAGACCAAGGCGCCTTCGCAGCAAACCTGCTGTGTGAACGCCTGCTGAATATCGAAACTCCCCATCAACCGACCAACCACCTGCTCGATACCAAGCTCATCGAACGCAAAACCACGCGCCACAAGCGCTGA